The genomic window GAGATAATCTTCATCAGATATTGGACAATCTGGCCAAATATCCTGAATGGTGTTATATACCTGATAATCATCTAGTTCTTTCATCCCTCCACTTCTAAGTGCATAATCAATGAGCGTAGATTCTGCAGATTTTACTGCAATATAAGCAATTAATTCACAATTCCACATTGACTATAATATTTTATTTTAAATTTAAATATGAGTAAACGAATTGGGTTTTTTGGAACAAACATTTTTTCTGCAGTTTCTTTGAAACAAATTTGGGAAAAAGGATATCTTATAATGGGAGTAATTACTCCTATTGATAAAAACTATGGAAGGGGTTGTAAAAAGCATAAATCTATAATAAAAATAATTTCTAAATCCCTAGGATTACCTTTATTACAACCAACTAATCTTAAATCAGATTTTTTTTTAGAATCTTTAAGAAAATGGAAAGCAGATATACAAGTTGTAGTCTCTTTTAGAGTTCTTCCAAAAGAAGTTTGGAGCCTTTCCAAAATGGGAACTTTTAATTTGCACGCTTCATTATTACCTGAATATAGGGGTGCAGCCCCTATACACTGGGCTATTATACATGGGGAAAATAATACTGGATTAACGACGTTTATTATAAACGATAAAGTAGATATGGGAAAAATTCTTCTTAAGAAAGAAGTACAGATTGGAAAGCAAGAAACATTTGGCGAGCTTCATAATCGCCTAGCAGGTATAGGATCTAATCTTGTGTTAGAAACTATAGAAGGAGTACTCCTAAAAAAAATAAAGCCTTTTCCTCAACTTTCTTCAAATTTTAAAATTGCTCCAAAAATATCAACACAGGATTGCCTGATTAATTGGCATTCTTCCGTAAAAGTCATCTTCAATAAGATTAGAGGATTAAGTCCACATCCAAGTGCTTGGACATTTATATATTCGAAAAAATATAAAAAAAGAATGAAAATTTATAGGGGTAAAACTTTAATTACAGAAAATAATGAGTATTCTGGACGAGTAATAATAACATCATCAGAAATAAAAATTTCTGCCAAAGATGGATATATTTTAGTTTTTGAGGCTAAAATAGAGGGAAAACGAAAAATGCAAAAAAAAGATCTTATTAATGGTCTTATACAAAAAATTTTAGTATGTTGTTAATTTAAACAAATTTTTCTAGAGTTTCGATTGATCTAAAAGCATCAATCATTTCTTGAATATTTCCGTTCATAAATTCTTCAAGAGAATAAATAGACTTATTTATCCTATGATCCGTTACCCTTCCTTTGTGATAATTATAGGTTCTTATTTTTGCAGACCGATCTCCGGTTGAAACTAAAAATTTTCTTTCATCAGAACGTTCTTTTTTTTTTCTATCCAATTCAATTTGATAAATACGAGAACGCAAGACTTTCATAGCCTTTTCATAATTTTTATGTTGGGATCTATCTTCTTGACATTCAACAAAAATTCCAGTTGGAATATGTTTTAAACGTACCCCAGTTTCTACTTTATTAACATTTTGACCACCTGATCCACTTGATCGAAAAGTTTCCCTTTTTATATCTGAAAGATTCAGAGCAACTTCTATATCTTCTATCTCTGGAAAAACAGCTACGGTTATAGCTGAAGTATGTAACCGACCTTGAGCCTCTGTTTTTGGTATCCGTTGCACCCTATGTACCCCTGATTCAAATTTCAATATTCCATATGCTCCTTTTCCAAAAACATTTAAAATGATTTGTTTATATCCTTTAACATCTGATGCTTGTGCATTCAATAATTCAGATTTCCATCTCATGGATTTGAAATACATTGTATACATTCGGTAAATATCTTCAACAAAAAGACAAGCTTCGTTTCCTCCAGTTCCAGCACGAAGTTCAATAATAGCATTATTCTCATCTTCCTGTTTTTTCTGAATATTCAGAATATCTTTTTCTAGATAAGACAAAACGGATAAAGCTTTATATCTCTCAATATGGGCTAATTCCTTTATCTTTGGATCTTCTTCTGTTATTAATATTTTATCTGCTTCTGCGACGTTTTCTTTATAAGTTTTAGAAATTCTATAGATTTCTACGAACTTTTCAAGGTATTTTAATTCACGTATAAGAGATCCATATTTCTTATGATCTGCGATAATATCTGGGCTAGTTATTAACTCTGAAAGTTCATCAAAACGATGTTTTATGCTTTCAAGTTTTTCGAAAAAAAATTTATTTTTCATTAGCAAAAAATTATGATATATGAGAAGACTCTCAATATTGAAAAAGAAAAAAAATTAGTAGAATATTTTTTTACTAAAAAAAAACTTAAGAACATTCTTAATGAAGGTGTTTTAGAAATAATACCTGATTATAATTATGGATTTTTAAGATACTCTAATTTTAGTTATTTAGCCTCTACTAAAGATATATTTGTATCTAAGTATCAAATTCTACTTTTTGGCCTAAAGACTGGGGATACAGTAAAAGGAAAAGTTCGTACTCCTAAAAAGGTGGAAAAATATTTTACCTTGATTAAGATCATCTCAATTAATAATTGTAACCCTTATAAGTATAAGGGAAGAAAAATAATCTATTTTGAATACTTAACTCCTTTATTCCCAATGGATAAATTCAATCTTTCTGGAAAGAAAGCTACTTTGTCTACTAGAATTATTGATCTTTTTTCTCCAATTGGTAAAGGCCAGCGTGGCATGATAGTAGCTGCCCCAAAAACTGGAAAGACTACTTTACTTAAAGAAATCGCAAATGCTATTTCAGCTAATCATCCAGAAGTATACTTGATGATTTTGTTAATTGACGAACGACCTGAAGAAGTAACCTACATGCAGAGAAGTGTTCAAGGAGAAGTTATTTCATCAACTTTTGATGAATCAGCTGAAAAACATGTTCAAGTAGTTAAAATGGTTTATAAAAAAGCTAAAAAGCTGGTTGAATGTCAACATGATGTTTGCATTTTAATGGATTCCATTACCCGAATGTCAAGAGCCTTTAATACTGTATATCCATCTTCAGGAAGAGTCTTATCTGGAGGTATTGACGCAAAAGCGTTGCATAAACCGAAGATTTTATTCGGAGCAGCTAGAAATATAGAAAATGGAGGATCCTTGACAATCATTTCTACAGCCATTATTGATACTGGATCAAAAATGGACGAAGTTATTTTTGAGGAATTCAAAGGTACTGGAAACATGGAACTACAACTTGATAGAAATATTTCTAGTCGTAGACTTTATCCATCCATAGACTTGTTTTCTTCAAGTACAAGAAGAGAGGATCTTCTTATTGATACTGAAACACTACAAAAAATTTGGATTATCCGAAAATCTCTTTCTGAAATGAATCTACTAGAAGCAATAGATTTTTTACGCTACCGTATTTATAAAACAGAAAACAATAAAGAGTTTCTTGATTCTATGATTGAGAATAGGAAAATTATTTATCAAATCGAATAGCAATAATATCCCTAAAAATCAAAACATGTCATCAATATTTCTTTTTAAGACTTTTAAAGAAAAATATTTTTCTGAAAACGTTAACCCTGTAAATTTATATTTAAAACTAAGAGATTATTTCCCCAAAAGTTTACTATTCGAGAAAATATGTGCTTCCATTCTTTGTATAGATCCAATTTCAGAGATTTGGATTGATAAAAATCAGGCCAATATTTCTTATCCAAACGATTACTCAGAAAGCTTCCTTATTGGAAGTAGATCAGAAGTTCAGAGGATAATCGATAATTTCTTTAAAAAATTTAGATCGGAAAATATAGCTTCTCCTTATTCAGGTTTTTATGGATATTTTTCCTACGAAAGCATTCAATATTTTGAAAATATTTCCTTAAAATCTCCCATAAAGTACCCCTACCGTATTCCTCAAATACGTCTTAAATTTTACATTAATCTTATAATATTTCATACTTCTTGCGAAGAAATCATTTTTGTCAAACATAATTTGACTGAAAAAAAAGGAATTTATTCAATTAAAAAATTGAATAATTTTCTTAAAAAAACGAAGAAAAATTATGTTTTTTCATTTAAAATTTCTGGACAACTAGACTCTAACATAAGCAATGAAGAACACAAAAATATGATTATACAAGCAAGAACATATTGCTTGTATGGAGATATCTTTCAAATCGTTCTATCTAGACAATTTAGTCATAAATTCATAGGAGATGAATTTAATGTTTACCTATCTCTTAGGGAGATAAATCCATCTCCATATTTATTTTATTTCGATTATGGAAATTACAAAATATTTGGATCTTCTCCAGAAGCACAATTAATCGTCAAAAAAAACCTCGCTTCCATTAATCCTATTGCTGGAACGATTACTCGATCTGTAAATAAAATGGAAGAAAGTATCGTTGTTCAAAAACTTCTCCTAGATCCCAAAGAAAATTCTGAGCATATCATGCTTGTTGATTTAGCTAGAAACGATTTAAGCAGAAACTCATCAAAAGTAAGAGTGGAAAGTTTCAAAAAACTTCAATATTTTTCCCATGTTCTGCATATGGTTTCCAGAGTTTATGGAAAACTATATTCTGATATTTCTACAATGAGAATATTCAGGGAAACATTCCCTTCAGGTACTCTTTCCGGAGCCCCAAAATATAGGGCTATAAAAATTATAGACCAGATAGAGAATCAACATCGTGGAATTTATGGGGGAGCTATCGGTTTTTTAGGACTAGACGGAGGAATGGATTCATCTATCATTATTCGATCCTTTCTAAGTAAGGAAAACACTCTGTTTTTTCAGGCAGGAAGTGGCATACTCTATGAGTCTAAAGAAGATAATGAAGTTCAAGAAGTAAAAAATAAGCTATCGGCTTTGTTTAAATCCATAAATTTTTCCAAAAAAAATTTAAAACTATGGAGGGTAAAATATTAGTCGTAGATAATTACGACTCCTTTACATACAACTTAGTATATATGGTAAAAAAGCTTTCAGGAAAAAATCCAGATGTATTTAGACATGATGAAATATCTTTAGATAATGTTGAAAATTATGAAAAAATAATACTTTCTCCAGGTCCTGGAATACCAAATGAATTTAACCTTCTAAATTCTCTTATTAAAGTTTATTCCTCAACAAAAAGCATATTAGGAATATGTTTAGGTCTCCAAGCTATTGGAGTTGCATTCGGGGCAAAATTAATAACCACAAAAAAAGTTTATCATGGTAAATCTCATTATATACAGATTAACGATTCTAAAGAAGTTCTTTTTAAAGGATTACATAGAAAGTTTAAAGCTGGACGTTATCATTCTTGGGTTTTGTCAAAAGAGGATTTTCCAAATGATTTAAAAATCACGGCACTTGGTCCATTAAATGAGATTATGGCAATCAGACATAAAACATACGAAGTACGTGGATTACAGTTTCATCCTGAATCTATTTTAACTACACAAGGAGAGAGAATAATAGGAAATTGGCTTACATAATGAAAGAAACTCTTATCTTCCACAAAAGTTTATACAGGGAAAAAGCCAAACGTATTTTTATAAACATATTTATGAATCGATTGAACCGATCAAATATAGGAAAACTCATTACTCTTTATAAGATGAGATTTCCTTCTGTAGAAGAAATAGAAGGCTTTCGAGAAGCTTTTATGCAATTTTGCATAAAAGTTTATTTGGGAGATTTACCAGTCATAAACATCGTTGGATCTGGAGGTGATGGGAAAAACACTTTTAATATTTCCACTTTAGCTTGTTTTGTTGGCTCTGGTGCTGGCTGTAAGGTAATTAAGCATGGAAATTACAGTGTATCCTCTATTACTGGATCTTCCACCCTTTTAAAAAAACTAGGATATACTTTTCCAAAAAATGAAAGTCAATTAAAAAAAAATATTGAAATATCTGGGATTTGTTACCTTCACACTCCTCTATTCCATCCTCATTTAGATAAGATATCTAGAATTCGAAAAGAACTCTCTATAAAAACATTTTTTAACATTCTTGGTCCACTTATTTCTCCAATAGAACCCAAAAAATTTTTAATAGGAGCAAGTGATTTTTATATAACCCAGCTATATAATATTTTTTATCAGAAAACTGATTCTAATTATTCTATAATTCATAGTCTTGATGGATATGATGAAATTTCTCTAACTGATAATTTTATATGCTATACTAGAAAAGGGGGAAAACTCTACTCCCCTAGGTCATTAGGAAAAAAAAATGATGAAAATGAAGTAATTGGGAGTAAAAGTATTGAAGAAAATACTAATATATTTTTTGATTTTCTTTCAAAAAAGGGTACGTTTGCACAAAACGAAGTTGTATTAGCAAATACTGCTTTTGCTTTAATGCTGTTAAATAAAGAAAACTTTGAGAAAAGTTATTCTCTAGCTAGAGCATCTTTAAAAAACGGAAAAGCAAAAGAAGTATTAAAAAACTTTCTTAATTAAAGAGAATATTATGAATTTTCTTTCCAAAATTCTTTCTAAGAAGAAAGAAGAGATTAGAAAAAATAGTAAAAAAAAATCAATAGAAGAACCAAGAAAGTGTCTTTCCCTATCTAATAGCATTAGAAAAAGCAAAACTGGAATCATTGCAGAATTCAAGAGAATCTCTCCTACTAAAGTACTTATTAACGAAAGATTTTTTATAGAAGACGTAGTTATAGGATATGAAAATGCTGGTGCATCTGGTGTATCAGTTTTAACTGATGATAAATATTTTTCAGCTAGAAATGCTGATCTACCTAAAACTCGGAAAAACGTTTACCTTCCATTGTTACGGAAGGATTTTATTATTGATGAATCCCAAATAATAGCCTCCAAAGCAATAGGAGCTGATGCTGTTTTATTTATTACGGAAATTCTTTCAAAAGAGGTGCTCATAAAATTCGTTAAAAAAGCTAAGAATATTGGATTGGAAGTAATAATGGAACTTCATTCTGAAAAAGAACTAGATAAAATTACCATAGAGGAAGAGATTGACGTTATTGGTCTTAATAATAGAAATTTAAAAAATTTCTCAATAGATATTGAGTGTTCGGTCCAGTTATCTAGAAAAATAAATTTTTTTAAAATTTCTGAAAGTGGAATTTCTAATCTTGGAGAGATTTTCTTCTTAAAAAAGTTAGGGTTTCATGGCTTTCTAATAGGAGAAAGTTTTCTTAATTCTTCTAATCCTTGGAGTATTTGTGAAAAAATTCTACAGATTAATAATAATCTTCCTTCATTTAATGAAGAATGAAAAAAAAAATTAAAATAAAGATTTGTGGAATGAGAGAATTTTCCAATATTTCGTCTATTTCCATGTTGAAACCTGATATGATGGGTTTTATTTTTTATAGACACTCTCCTAGATTTGTTGGAGAAAATTTTATTGCTCCTAATTTAGGAAAAATATCTAAAGTTGGGGTTTTTGTGAACGCTTCGGTAGAAGAAATCTTAAGGAAAAGCTTTGAAAACAGGATTAAAAAGGTCCAATTGCACGGAGAGGAAAGTCCAAATTTTTGCCAAAAAATATCTAGAAAAGGATTGAAAATAATCAAAGCATTCCAGATAAAGGACTCTTTTTCTTTCGAAAAAGTAAAAGCATACACTGAGGTCTGTTCGTATTTTCTTTTCGACACACTTACTCCAAAATTTGGAGGAAGTGGTAAAAAATTTTTTTGGGAAAAACTTTCTGAATATAAAGAACCCACTCCCTTTTTTCTTAGTGGAGGAATAGGGCCTGTGGATAGTTCCCCCATTCTTTCGATTTCACATTCGAAATTATTTTGTATTGATATGAATAGTCGTTTCGAAGAAAAATCGACTATAAAAAATAAAATTCTATTTAAGAGCTTTCTAAAAGAAATAAGAAAATGATAGCAGACGAAAAAGGATTTTATGGTCAATTCGGGGGATCTTTCATACCTGAAATGCTTCGCTATAATATTGATGAAATTAATAGTCAATACAAAAAAATTGTTGAAAAAAAAAGTTTCCAAAGAAAATTGAATAATTATCTGAGAGATTATGTAGGGAGACCTACCCCTCTTTTCTTTTGCAAAAAATTATCCTCTATTTATTGCTCTAATATTTACCTAAAAAGAGAAGATTTAAATCACACAGGATCTCATAAAATAAATAATGCGTTAGGTCAAGCTTTGTTAGCTAAAACTCTGGGAAAGAGAAAAATTATTGCAGAAACAGGAGCAGGTCAACATGGAGTTGCTACCGCAACAGTTTGTGCTTTTTTAGGAGGTCTTGAATGTATTATATTTATGGGAAAAAAGGATATAAAACGTCAATCTCCCAATGTTTCCCGTATGAATATGCTTGGAGCAAAGGTAATTCAAGTTTTTAGCGGCCAAAAAACTCTTAAAGATGCCGTAAATGAATCTATACGTTTTTGGATTAATCACCCAGAAAGCTATTATTTGATTGGTTCTTCCGTAGGGCCCCATCCATATCCAAAAATGGTAACAGAATTTCAGTCAATTATTAGTGAGGAAATACGGGAACAACTTCTTAAAAAAGAAGGCGTTACTTACCCAAATTACATACTGGCTTGTATTGGTGGGGGGAGTAATGCTTCTGGTGCTTTTTATCATTTTTTAAATAGAGAATCAGTAAAGCTTATTGCAGTAGAGGCAGCTGGAAACGCAAAAACTTCTGAAACATCTACTGTTACTCTTATAGGAACTAAGGGAGTTTTACATGGAAGTATATCTATAATAATGCAAAATGAAGATGGACAAATTGTTAACCCTTGTTCAATATCAGCTGGATTAAATTATCCAGCCATTGGACCAATGCAGGCTCATTTTTTTGATAGTAAAAGAGTTCAGTTTATTAGTGTAACTGACGAAGAAGCTTTGCAGGCTGCTTACGAAATTTCTAAACTTGAAGGAATTCTTCCTGCTTTAGAAAGCGCTCATGCCTTAGCTATCTTGCCGAAGTTATTTCTTAAACGTGAAGATTTGGTAATTGTCAATCTCTCAGGTAGAGGAGATAAAGATATGAAAGCTTATATTCATCATTTCACTTAATCATATCACTTAAATCTCAGAGGAGGCTAAAATTTTCACCCTGTGAACTCTATAAAAGAATGTTTTTTTGAAAAAAAAAAGTATATATTAAGTATTTATTTCACAGCAGGTTATCCAAATATAAACAGTACACAAAAAATTTTTAAAAAATTACAAGAAATTAAAGTAGTGGACATTATTGAAATAGGCTTGCCATATTCAGATCCTTTATCTGACGGTGTCATTATTCAAAATAGCAGCCAAAAAGCTATAGAAAATGGGATAACCATCAAGCTATTCTTCAGTCAATTTTATGCAATTAAAAAAAAAAAACCCATAATCCTTATGGGCTATTATAACCAGTTTATAAAATTTGGAGAAGAAAGATTTTTAAAATATTGTATTAAATCTGGAATATCTGGTTTAATTTTTCCAGATCTTCCAGTTGAAATTTATAAAAGTAAATACCTCTCTCTTTTTAAGAGCTTTGATTTACCCTTGATTTTCCTAGCAACCCCCAAAACTACTGATAATTCTATTCTTATGCTAAGTAAGATAACAAGAAGTTTCTTGTATTTGGTTTCTTCCTCCTCAACTACAGGGCCTAAGAAAAAAATTAGTTATGAACAATTATTTTTTTTTGAAAATATTAAAAATTTAAATTTTAATATTCCTAAATTGGTTGGTTTTGGAATATCCAATAAAATACATTTTAATATAGCTTGTTCTTCTTTTGAAGGGGCAATAATAGGAAGTGAATTTCTCAGTTTTTTAGAAGAAAAAAGATTAGAAGAAAGTATTGAAAATTTTTTAAATTTTTTTTTTGCTTAACTTAAATGAATATTTAATACATGTTTCGTTTTTTCAGTTACCTTAAATCTATCGTCTAGTCTTCTTTTTACAATCCATACTATATCATTATAAGCATTTGTCAAAATCCAAATATGATCTTTTTCAAAAAGGGAAAGTTTTTCGTCTTTAAAATACTTACTTAATTTTTTCTTAAAATTTAAAGGATAAAAATAATCGCCTTTTTTCCAAGTTCTTAACTGTAAAGGCCAGTGTAATTTATACAAATCTACGGCAGCATCTGCTGATGCTTCAATCTTATTATTGAAGGAAAAATATAAAGAAAAAGGGGTTTTTTTAGGTAAAAGATCTATTATTTTATAGACTTTTTGCTCTATATTTATTATCCTAGGCACAAGGATCCAATAATTTCTATCTTTTAGAATTCTGTATTTTCTTGAAAATATTTGCTTTCCTGATTGTGCGTTTAAAAGCCGAATCATATCAGTAATATTTACAAAACCATAAGGGGAAAATAATTTAAAAAGACAAGTAGTTAGAGTTTGGATTTTTTTCAGTTTTTTACAGTTTATTTTCCAAAAATAGGGATGGAATGTTTTTTCTTCAGTAATTTCTTCAGAAATTTTTTGTAAATATTCATTTTCTAAATGAGAAGTATCATACAGATAATTGATCGTTTTTTGGAAATTTTTGGAAAAATTTATAGAAAGTTTTTTTAAAACTGGGACTAAGCAGTTACGAACACTGTTTCTAAAATATTCATTTTTACTATTGCTTGTGTCTTCTCTCCAAGAAATATCATATTTATTGGCATAAGAGATAATTTCTGCTTTAGTCAAAGTCAAAAGTGGCCGTATATATTGCTTTATTTTTTTAGGAATGCCTAAAAACCCTTTAATTCCAGTTCCTCTAATAAGATTAAGAAAAAAATTTTCTATAGAATCATCTAAATGGTGACCTAAGGCAAGAAAATCGTAAGATTTTGTTTTTAGCAATTGCTCAAACCAATCATAACGAAGTTCTCTTGCCGTAATTTGCATATTTTTATTTGCAATAACATTAAAGCGTTTCTTATATAGAGGTATATTTTTTTTTTTACAAACGTCAGTTACGAAGGTTTCATCTTTATTAGAAAAATCTCCTCTTAACTGAAAATTAGCATGAACAACACCTAATGGTCTCCTTAGTTTAAGGAGAATATTTAATAGCGTCATGCTATCGATTCCTCCACTTACAGCCACAAGAATTTTTTTATCTA from Blattabacteriaceae bacterium includes these protein-coding regions:
- a CDS encoding chorismate-binding protein; protein product: MSSIFLFKTFKEKYFSENVNPVNLYLKLRDYFPKSLLFEKICASILCIDPISEIWIDKNQANISYPNDYSESFLIGSRSEVQRIIDNFFKKFRSENIASPYSGFYGYFSYESIQYFENISLKSPIKYPYRIPQIRLKFYINLIIFHTSCEEIIFVKHNLTEKKGIYSIKKLNNFLKKTKKNYVFSFKISGQLDSNISNEEHKNMIIQARTYCLYGDIFQIVLSRQFSHKFIGDEFNVYLSLREINPSPYLFYFDYGNYKIFGSSPEAQLIVKKNLASINPIAGTITRSVNKMEESIVVQKLLLDPKENSEHIMLVDLARNDLSRNSSKVRVESFKKLQYFSHVLHMVSRVYGKLYSDISTMRIFRETFPSGTLSGAPKYRAIKIIDQIENQHRGIYGGAIGFLGLDGGMDSSIIIRSFLSKENTLFFQAGSGILYESKEDNEVQEVKNKLSALFKSINFSKKNLKLWRVKY
- the prfA gene encoding peptide chain release factor 1; amino-acid sequence: MKNKFFFEKLESIKHRFDELSELITSPDIIADHKKYGSLIRELKYLEKFVEIYRISKTYKENVAEADKILITEEDPKIKELAHIERYKALSVLSYLEKDILNIQKKQEDENNAIIELRAGTGGNEACLFVEDIYRMYTMYFKSMRWKSELLNAQASDVKGYKQIILNVFGKGAYGILKFESGVHRVQRIPKTEAQGRLHTSAITVAVFPEIEDIEVALNLSDIKRETFRSSGSGGQNVNKVETGVRLKHIPTGIFVECQEDRSQHKNYEKAMKVLRSRIYQIELDRKKKERSDERKFLVSTGDRSAKIRTYNYHKGRVTDHRINKSIYSLEEFMNGNIQEMIDAFRSIETLEKFV
- the fmt gene encoding methionyl-tRNA formyltransferase translates to MSKRIGFFGTNIFSAVSLKQIWEKGYLIMGVITPIDKNYGRGCKKHKSIIKIISKSLGLPLLQPTNLKSDFFLESLRKWKADIQVVVSFRVLPKEVWSLSKMGTFNLHASLLPEYRGAAPIHWAIIHGENNTGLTTFIINDKVDMGKILLKKEVQIGKQETFGELHNRLAGIGSNLVLETIEGVLLKKIKPFPQLSSNFKIAPKISTQDCLINWHSSVKVIFNKIRGLSPHPSAWTFIYSKKYKKRMKIYRGKTLITENNEYSGRVIITSSEIKISAKDGYILVFEAKIEGKRKMQKKDLINGLIQKILVCC
- the trpD gene encoding anthranilate phosphoribosyltransferase; the protein is MKETLIFHKSLYREKAKRIFINIFMNRLNRSNIGKLITLYKMRFPSVEEIEGFREAFMQFCIKVYLGDLPVINIVGSGGDGKNTFNISTLACFVGSGAGCKVIKHGNYSVSSITGSSTLLKKLGYTFPKNESQLKKNIEISGICYLHTPLFHPHLDKISRIRKELSIKTFFNILGPLISPIEPKKFLIGASDFYITQLYNIFYQKTDSNYSIIHSLDGYDEISLTDNFICYTRKGGKLYSPRSLGKKNDENEVIGSKSIEENTNIFFDFLSKKGTFAQNEVVLANTAFALMLLNKENFEKSYSLARASLKNGKAKEVLKNFLN
- the trpB gene encoding tryptophan synthase subunit beta, which produces MIADEKGFYGQFGGSFIPEMLRYNIDEINSQYKKIVEKKSFQRKLNNYLRDYVGRPTPLFFCKKLSSIYCSNIYLKREDLNHTGSHKINNALGQALLAKTLGKRKIIAETGAGQHGVATATVCAFLGGLECIIFMGKKDIKRQSPNVSRMNMLGAKVIQVFSGQKTLKDAVNESIRFWINHPESYYLIGSSVGPHPYPKMVTEFQSIISEEIREQLLKKEGVTYPNYILACIGGGSNASGAFYHFLNRESVKLIAVEAAGNAKTSETSTVTLIGTKGVLHGSISIIMQNEDGQIVNPCSISAGLNYPAIGPMQAHFFDSKRVQFISVTDEEALQAAYEISKLEGILPALESAHALAILPKLFLKREDLVIVNLSGRGDKDMKAYIHHFT
- the trpA gene encoding tryptophan synthase subunit alpha — protein: MNSIKECFFEKKKYILSIYFTAGYPNINSTQKIFKKLQEIKVVDIIEIGLPYSDPLSDGVIIQNSSQKAIENGITIKLFFSQFYAIKKKKPIILMGYYNQFIKFGEERFLKYCIKSGISGLIFPDLPVEIYKSKYLSLFKSFDLPLIFLATPKTTDNSILMLSKITRSFLYLVSSSSTTGPKKKISYEQLFFFENIKNLNFNIPKLVGFGISNKIHFNIACSSFEGAIIGSEFLSFLEEKRLEESIENFLNFFFA
- a CDS encoding indole-3-glycerol phosphate synthase TrpC, coding for MNFLSKILSKKKEEIRKNSKKKSIEEPRKCLSLSNSIRKSKTGIIAEFKRISPTKVLINERFFIEDVVIGYENAGASGVSVLTDDKYFSARNADLPKTRKNVYLPLLRKDFIIDESQIIASKAIGADAVLFITEILSKEVLIKFVKKAKNIGLEVIMELHSEKELDKITIEEEIDVIGLNNRNLKNFSIDIECSVQLSRKINFFKISESGISNLGEIFFLKKLGFHGFLIGESFLNSSNPWSICEKILQINNNLPSFNEE
- a CDS encoding phosphoribosylanthranilate isomerase; the encoded protein is MKKKIKIKICGMREFSNISSISMLKPDMMGFIFYRHSPRFVGENFIAPNLGKISKVGVFVNASVEEILRKSFENRIKKVQLHGEESPNFCQKISRKGLKIIKAFQIKDSFSFEKVKAYTEVCSYFLFDTLTPKFGGSGKKFFWEKLSEYKEPTPFFLSGGIGPVDSSPILSISHSKLFCIDMNSRFEEKSTIKNKILFKSFLKEIRK
- a CDS encoding aminodeoxychorismate/anthranilate synthase component II; the protein is MEGKILVVDNYDSFTYNLVYMVKKLSGKNPDVFRHDEISLDNVENYEKIILSPGPGIPNEFNLLNSLIKVYSSTKSILGICLGLQAIGVAFGAKLITTKKVYHGKSHYIQINDSKEVLFKGLHRKFKAGRYHSWVLSKEDFPNDLKITALGPLNEIMAIRHKTYEVRGLQFHPESILTTQGERIIGNWLT
- the tilS gene encoding tRNA lysidine(34) synthetase TilS, with the protein product MLNEEKLFREIKKILPLDKKILVAVSGGIDSMTLLNILLKLRRPLGVVHANFQLRGDFSNKDETFVTDVCKKKNIPLYKKRFNVIANKNMQITARELRYDWFEQLLKTKSYDFLALGHHLDDSIENFFLNLIRGTGIKGFLGIPKKIKQYIRPLLTLTKAEIISYANKYDISWREDTSNSKNEYFRNSVRNCLVPVLKKLSINFSKNFQKTINYLYDTSHLENEYLQKISEEITEEKTFHPYFWKINCKKLKKIQTLTTCLFKLFSPYGFVNITDMIRLLNAQSGKQIFSRKYRILKDRNYWILVPRIINIEQKVYKIIDLLPKKTPFSLYFSFNNKIEASADAAVDLYKLHWPLQLRTWKKGDYFYPLNFKKKLSKYFKDEKLSLFEKDHIWILTNAYNDIVWIVKRRLDDRFKVTEKTKHVLNIHLS